The DNA region AAGACTGTCTTGTCGTCGTCCTTCGACATCAGTTCTTCTCCGGAATGGCCCAGAGTTCCAGTTTCAGTTCAGGCCAGTCACCGGCAAAGTGCATTCCAATGGCAGGCGCGGTCGAAAACTCCTGCCACATGGGCGTGTTCTTTTCGAGCAGGAAGTAGACATTGGTGCTGACAACCCTGATCTGCCGCGGCGGGTTTGGCAAATGCACAAGGCTGATCCCGGGCAAGTTGTTGGTCACAATCTCGCGCATTCGTGTGTTGGGGCCAACTTTGCATAGCTCTGGGAACTGACTTTGCACCTGCGTCAGCGGCTTGGCGCTTTCGACCTCGATCACAAATGTAGCGTCGCGGAACAGGTTCCGGTCACTTACTTCGGCCAGATAGGAGTTCTGCCGTACTTGGTTCAGGTTCAGGCGCACCGCGCGACCAACATCACGGCTAAGCGCGCGCTGAATGTCCGCGACAACCGGGCCAAACGTTTCTTTGGGGTCGCCGTGGTCATATTCGCCATAATCCCGCGCCATCCGTTCACCCTGATCAAAGGTGGCCAATTCGCCAGCCAGCGCAATCAGATGCTCGTAAAGCCGTTCAGGATGCACTGCGCGACTGGTCGCCATATGGCGCAGCACGCCGATGTTACGGTTCAGCGTCATCAGCATCAGGTAATCAGTGGCCTGCATACCGCCGCCCGCCGATGGGTCAGAGGCATAACGCGCAAGGCTTTCTAATTTCGCTTCGATCCAGCCAATGACACGGGTGAGATATCCCACGGTGACCGGATGCACCGCAATGATCAGCGCAGGTGGTGGCACCGTATCATCAAGCGAAATCACTCCATCGCGCACTTCATTGACCCGCGCGATCCGCAAGCATTGATACCCCGGCTTGGCAGATTTGCGCACGTCGAGTTCCAGCCTTGGGACCGCGGTTTCAATCAGATGCTCGACCCGCGCATTGGATGCATTGTCAGCCACTGTCGCCGATGACAGCGCATAGCGTGTTGTCGCGGCTTCTGGCCCGACCCCGACGTCCTGACCGTTCTGGGACATATCCGGCAGGGTCAACCAGACATAAAGGCCCTTAGCATCCTCTGGCACATCAACTGGCGTCGGCAGATCCCCGGCGTTAGGAACATCAAACGGTGTCCCGTCAGGCATGATCCCGGTGACAGTGCGAAGACCAAACCGGCCTTGCTGCGCCATGTCCCGGTCTACAGTCATCTCTGAAATGCCCCAAGGATAGGGCGTGATCACTTCTGTCCGAGACTGGATCAGCTTTTCGACGTACCGATCGCTTTGTTGCAGGTGTTGCGGCTGCAGAAACAGACCTTCTTTCCAGGCAACCTTGCTAAACCACGACATTGCAATCCAATCATCTTCAATAGGCTGGGCGTTGCGGGCAAGTCTGGAACCTTGACCCCCTGCGGTCAAGCCTTGGCCCGCGCAAAAAGCGGTCCACTCAATAGCTTAAGGGCCGGGATTTGTCCCGGCCCTTTGTTTTGATCAGAATTGGAAGCGGGCTTGCGCCGTGACGCCCCAGCTTTCCAGCCGGTCGCTGACACGGATGTCACCGCGCACAGAGGCG from Yoonia sp. R2331 includes:
- the tssK gene encoding type VI secretion system baseplate subunit TssK translates to MSWFSKVAWKEGLFLQPQHLQQSDRYVEKLIQSRTEVITPYPWGISEMTVDRDMAQQGRFGLRTVTGIMPDGTPFDVPNAGDLPTPVDVPEDAKGLYVWLTLPDMSQNGQDVGVGPEAATTRYALSSATVADNASNARVEHLIETAVPRLELDVRKSAKPGYQCLRIARVNEVRDGVISLDDTVPPPALIIAVHPVTVGYLTRVIGWIEAKLESLARYASDPSAGGGMQATDYLMLMTLNRNIGVLRHMATSRAVHPERLYEHLIALAGELATFDQGERMARDYGEYDHGDPKETFGPVVADIQRALSRDVGRAVRLNLNQVRQNSYLAEVSDRNLFRDATFVIEVESAKPLTQVQSQFPELCKVGPNTRMREIVTNNLPGISLVHLPNPPRQIRVVSTNVYFLLEKNTPMWQEFSTAPAIGMHFAGDWPELKLELWAIPEKN